Genomic segment of Thermoflexus sp.:
GACGGGCCGGTTCTCCTCTACAGCCCACGCATGGCCCGCATACAGGCCCGGCCAGCGCATGCCCCGCCACCTCTGGATCGCCTTCCGGCTGGCCGGGCCCGGGCGCAGCTCGCGGATGGCGTGGATCGGGATTACATGGACAGCCGGCCACCACGTGATCGTCAGCCCGTTGCGATCCAGGTAATACTGGGCGGATCGCAGCCCCCGCAGGGCGTAGCCGACGACGAGAGCACCCATCAGCGCCAGGGCGGCCACGGTGGAGGCCAGCGCAATCCATGGCGAGGGCGGACGGGTTGCGGTGATCAGGCCTCCGGCGATCGCGATCAAGCCAAACACGCCAAGCAACGTGTAGCCGATCCACAACCCCCGCCGTCGGTCCGGCTGCTCCCTCATCCTTCCTCCTCCGGCGAGGTCAGCATATAGCCGAAGCCGCGCACGGAAACCAGAACCTCTCCCCGCTCTGGATCCAGCCCCAGGCGCTTGCGGATCTGCCGGATATGAACCTTTAACAGCTCGCGGGCTTCCGGATCGTCGGCTTCGATCCCCCAGACCTCCCGCACCAGGTCCGTGTGCGAGACCACCTGGCCCGCCCGTCGGGCCAGGACGGTCAGGATTTTGAACTGAAGTGGGGGAAGCTGCACAGGCTGGCCACGCCAGATCACCTGTTTGCGGCCATGATCAATGATCAAAGATCCCACCCGGATGACCTCCCCACCGGTCCATGTCTGGAATGCCTGCACGGCTCGGGCCAGCCGATCCCAGATCGGATCCCGATCTATGCTTTCCACCGGGCAGATTAGGGGGAGGGGGGAGCAGCCTCGAAGGGCGCTGAACAATCCGCGGCCGTTACGTTCCAGCCACTCCCGATCCGCCACAATGATATCGGGGATGGCCCGAGCGATCAGCGCCAGAACCCCGCGCAGATCGTGAGCATAGTGAGCGGCGTGCCCGGCCTGCACGGCGCTCCGGACCAGTCGCTCTCCGGTCTCCAGATCGGGATGGATGATCAGCATTCGCAGGCGATCGGTTCCGTTTCCGAGACGGATCATCGTGGGTATCTCTACCTCCGGTCTGGGCCACTGAAAGCCATCCGCATCAGGATACAATCCCTGGATGCTCGGGCGAGGGCGCAGAGGTTGGCGAACCGGCGGATGGCATCCACTTCCGCACTCGCAAGCGAAGGCCTTCCACCCCCACAACCTGAACGGGGGTGCCAGCCGCTATCATACCGGCTTCGCTCTCCGCTGTCCACAATTCACCGGCTACATGCACCATCCCCGTGGGATTGAGGTCCGTCCGGGCCTCTCCCAGACGACCGATCAGGGCCTCCACGCCCATCACGCTGGGCCGCCGTTGTGCCTGAAGCGCCTTCGCCACGATGAATCCGAAGAAGCCGGCCATCGCCAGCCCGGTGCCGCCTGCGACCCACGGAGAAAGGGGTGGGAAAGGCGAACGGGCGACCGGGGCGAACAACACCAGCGCGCCAGCGATGAAGGTGGCAGTCCCCACGGCCGTTAAGGCCCCATGGGTTGGGGCTTTGACATCCAGTATAAACAGGACGATCGCGACCGCGATCAGAAGCAACCCCAGCCAGTTGACGGGCAGCACACCGATCCCATACGCTGCCAGCAGCAGACACACCACGCCGATGAACCCGGCCACCCAGCCGCCCGGGTTGGAGAGCTCGATCAGAATAGCCTGGACGCCGATGGCCAGGAGGATCAACGCGATGTTCGGGTTCACCAGACGATGGAGGATTTCCTCCACGATGTTCATCGGAAGCGGAACGATGACGGCGCCCAGGGTGCGGAGCGTGCGCGGCTGGCCCTGGACCGGGACCGTCCGACCATCCAGCTGGCGGAGCAGGTCCTCCGGGTTCTCCGCGATTCCATCGACCAGGCCCGCCTTCACCGCTTCCCGGGCGCTTACTGCCTTTGCGGATTCCACCGCCGCTTCGGCCAGCTGTACGGCCTCGGGCCCCCGTCGTTCGGCCAGACTGCGGACCTGGGCCTTGAGGATCTCTTTGACTTTCTGGCTGAGGGTCTCCGGAAGATCCTCTCCCTGACCTCCTACCGGAGAGGCGGCCCCGATGGCCGTCTCCGGCGCCATCCAGGCCAGATGCCCGGCCAGTGTCACCAGCGTTCCGGCGGATCCCGCGATCGCCCCGCGCGGGGCTACGTAGACGATCACGGGGACCGGGCTTTCGCGGATCATCGAGACCAGCCGCAGAGTGAGATTGACCTCCCCACCCGGCGTGTTCAGTTGCAGGATGAGGGCCTCGGCCTCCTGATCCTGAGCGGTCTGGATCCCCCGTCGCAGGTAATCGGCCACGACCGGAGTCAGGGCCCCTTCGACTCGCAACCACAGCACCCGTCGGGCTGATGGCTCCTGAGCCCCACCTCCCCATGCCGCCAACCATATAATCCAGCCCAACACCAGAAGCCGACGCATGGGCGTTCCTTTCCCTCTCCTCGCGGAAAGCCCTGGAAAGCAGATCGCGCGATGATAGAGGCCGAACCGTCCGCCTATAGCTCATTCTATCGCTTTTTCATCAATGGGGGGGATTTTGGAGATGGGCCAACCGCTGAAGGCAGCCGAATAGAAGGACCACCCGGTCTATTGAGGAGAAGCCTCAACGCAGCGCTCGTTCTTCACGAGAATCCGAAAGCCATGCCGTCCTGGGCGAGGCCCTTGCTCAGGTCAGCGAAATCCATTACGATAGGAACCCAAACGGCCCCCTATTAGGGGGATTTCCCTTCCCTGGAGCGCTCAGAATGGGCACCCGGCATCGTGAGCGAGTGGAAGGAGTGCGCCGGCGAATGGTCGAAGAGAACCTCGAGGCTGTCTTCATCACCTACCTTCCGAATGTTCGTTACCTTTCCGGTTTCACGGGCTCCGCTGCCGTTCTCTGCATCACACCGCGCCAGGCCTGGATCCTGACGGATTTCCGCTACTGGGAACAGGCCGCTCGCCAGTCGCCGGATTTCACCCTTTATCGCCTTCCCAGCCGCCGTTTCGTGGAGGTTCTTCCAGAATTCTTGAAGGAGATCGGCTCGCCCCGCCGGGTGGGCTTCGAGAGCGCTCATCTCACCGTAGACCAGTGGATGTCCTGGAAGGAAGCTACCCCGGATGTGGAATGGGTTCCCATCAAGGACTGGATCGAGGCGATGCGGGCCGTTAAGGACGAAGAGGAACTGGCCCGCATGCGGGAGGCCGCGCGCGTCGCCGATGCCACCATGGCGTATCTCCGGCGCCGGCTGCGGCCGGGGATGACGGAACGGGAGGCTGCATGGCTGGCCGAGCAGTATCTGCGCACCCATGGCGGGGACGATGTGGCCTTCGATGTGATCGTTGCCTCCGGCCCGAACGCGGCCATGGCCCACCATCATCCGGGCGATCGCCGGTTGAAGATCGGGGAGCCGATCATCGTGGACCTGGGGGCGCGGGTGGATAGCTATCATTCCGATATCACCCGCACTTTCGTCCTGGGCCGCATGCCCCGGCGTTTCCGGGAGCTCTACACGATCGTCCTGCGCGCCCAGGAGACGGCGATCCGGAATATGCGGGCCGGGATGCCCGGCAAGGAGATCGATGCGCTGGCCCGCGCGGTGATTGAGGAGGCGGGCTACAAGGACGCCTTCGGTCATGGCCTGGGCCATGGGGTTGGCCTGGAGATCCACGAGAAGCCTTCCGCCGGCCCCATCGCCGAGGATCCCGTCCCGGCCGGCGCGGTCCTGACGGTGGAGCCCGGGATCTACATCAGTGGATGGGGGGGTATTCGCATCGAGGATATGGTGGTGATCGATACCGATGGTGTGCGCGAAGTCCTGACCCACGCTTCGCGGGATCCGCTGATCCCGGTGCGATGAACCCGGTCTGTCGTGGTCTGGATGGGCGCAACCAGGTTCCCATCTGAAGGATAGGGAGACAGCCAGATGGCCTGGGCTCCAGCCGATGGAATGCAGAAAGGGGCAGGCGGGCGAAAGCGCGCCCGCATCATCGGGCGAGAGAGGTCCTCGAGAATCCGGTAAGGAGGTCTGCCGTGAAAACCATCCTGCAAGCCCTCGGGATCCTGCTCAGACCGTACCGTCAGGCCCTGCAGATCGGAGCGGTGGCCTTCCTGGTCGGGCTGGCCAGCGGCCTGATTTACGGCTGGTATATCGCTCCGGTGGAGTGGACGGACGCCGCGCCGGTGGATCTGCGGGTCGATTACCGGGCGAACTACCTGCGCCTGCTGGCCGACGCTGTCCGGGCCGGATTCCTGCGCCCGGAGGACAGCGTGAGCTGGCTGGGCCAGCGATGGCCTCCCCGGGATGCTGCGAGGGAGATCCGGCGCCTGGCGCAACAGGAGGCTGATCTCTCCCGTCGAAGCACGATGGAGCGGCTGGCGGATGTCTGGGAACAGGTCCCCGCGCCGCCCGCGCCCGCCCGGGGAGGGGGTGTTCCGGCTCCCTGTCTGATCGGACTGGCCGGACTGGCGCTGTTGGGGATCGGCGCTTTCTGGCTCCGACGTCGCCCTGCTCTGAGGGCCGCTCCCCGACGCCCAGCCCCCGCAACGGCCCCCGCCGGCCCATCGGTTGCCCCCACGGCCTTGGAGCGAACTGCCCCTGGGGAAGCCTATCCGGAAACCTGGGAGCCGCCCCTTTCCCAGCATCAGGTGACCTATAAGCTGGGGGATGACCATTTCGATCTCTCCTTCCCCATCGAGCTGCCCAATGGGGAGTTCCTCGGGGAATATGGGGTGGGCATCTCGGAGACCATCGGGGTCGGGGATCCAGTGAAGGTCACGGCCTTCGAGGTCTGGCTGTTTGACAAGAACGATATCAAAACGGTGACCAAAGTGCTGGCCAGCGAATATGCATACCGGGATAGCGGACTCCAGGCGCGGCTGCGTCAGAAGGGGGATCTGGTGCTGGCCACCCCCGGCGCGATCATCGAAGTCGAGACGCGGGATCTGCGGCTGCAGGCCCGGGTAGTTGAGATGGAATACGGCACCGGAGCGCTGCCACCGAACAGCTTCTTCGCCCGCCTCACCCTGGATCTGGCGGCCTGGCGTAAGGAGGAGGGATCCTCCACGCCTCGAACCTCACCATCTTTGTGAAAGGAGCACGTCATGTTCTCGAACGATCCGGAAGACGAGTTCACGATGGAGACCCTGGCGGAGACAGAGCACTTCACGCTCTGGCGCAGCACCGGGGATGACGGCCAGTCCCTTTTCCACCTCGAGCTGGGCAATGTCTCGATCCACCTGACCGAGGAGGAATGGGAGGAGCTGGTGGAGCTGGTGGACCAGGCGGTGGACGCGCTGGAGAGCGGCGGTCTCGGATAAATGAGGGCGGTGGGGCTGCGGTCGTCCCTGTTTCTTCCATCCCGTTGCGCCGCTTTGCTGCACAACGGGGTGAGGGATCAGACAAGCCTTCAGAATACGGAGGCCTCCCATGGCGAAGCCCAAAGTCTACATCACCCGGCGGATCCCGGAGCGGGCCTTCGAGATCCTGCGGGAGCACGCGGAGCTGAAGGTATGGGACAGCGACCTGCCGGTTCCCCGGGAGGTCCTGCTGCGGGAAGTGGCAGATGCGGACGGCCTGCTCTGCTTGCTGACGGAGAAGGTGAACGCCGAGCTGCTGGATGCAGCACCCCGTCTGAAGGTCGTCAGCAACATGGCCGTCGGTTTCGATAACATCGATGTGGCGGAATGCACCCGACGGGGCATCCCCGTGGGGAACACGCCGGGGGTCCTGACGGAGGCCACCGCGGATCTCACATGGGCCCTGCTGCTGGCCGCCGCCCGACGGATCAAGGAGGCCGTCGACTACGTGCGGGAGGGGCGGTGGGTGACCTGGGGCCCGCTGCTGCTGCTGGGGCAGGATGTCTACGGGGCCACGATCGGGATCATCGGCATGGGGCGGATCGGGACGGCGGTGGCCCGCCGGGCGAAAGGATTCAACATGCGCATCCTGTATCACGACGTGCGCCGGAACGAGGCCGCGGAATCGGAGCTGGGCGCGACGTTCGTCGATCTGGATACTCTTTTTCGTGAAAGCGATTTCATCACGATCCATACGGATCTCAACCCCACGACCTACCGTCTGATCAACCGGGAAGCCTTCGCCAAAATGAAGCCCACCGCTGTCCTGATCAACGCCGCCCGCGGCCCCATTGTGGACACGGAGGCCCTCTACGAGGCCCTGAAGGATGGACGCATCTTCGCCGCCGCTCTGGATGTCACGGATCCGGAGCCCCTCCCTGCCGATCATCCGCTCCTCCAGTTGCCGAATTGTATCGTGGTCCCTCACATCGGCAGCGCGACGGTGACCACCCGGAACCGCATGGCGGAGCTGGCGGCTCTCAACGTCCTGGCCGGCCTGCGGGGCGAGCGGCTTCCCCATTGTGTGAACCCGGAGGTCTATGAGCGACCGCGATAGGACGGTGAAACGCCCTGGGGGACGCGATCGGCAATCCATGGGGTGGGGGCTTTCGCCCCGACGGCGCTGCTTGACAAGTTTCTGGAAGTCGCTTATGATTGATCCCAAACCATGGGGGATCAGGTGAGGATGTTGAACGGCATCGCCCGCTTCCCACGTATCCGTCGTCCAGAGGCCCTGCCGGGCATCGGGTCCGGTGCGGGGAGGCGGGTGATTGGCCGTTGATTTCTGGCAGTTCCGCGGTATGTTCTACCCCCCGGGCTCCGATGCCCGGGGGGTTTTGTTTTCATGAAGCTTTGCGCCATAGGGCCTCGAAGGGGGGTGGTGCCGCTCCCGGGAACCCATCCGCGGCGATGTCCGATTTAGGACCACGGAAGCGGCCAGGGGTCCATGCAGGCCACAAGGCGAGTCAAAAGGAGAATGGTGCAGGCCTGGCGGCCTGCGCCCCATCCGCAAGGGCGTAAGTCCTGCTCGTTTTCTCTGGAGGGGTGGTGATGATTCGCGTCGGGATTTATGGGGTGAGCGGATATGCCGGGTTTGAGATCTTCCGGCTGCTGCGGCGGCACCCGGCGGTGGAGATCGTCTTCGCGGCTTCCGAGAGCGGGGCGGGGGGGTCCCTGGCCCAGCTGTTCCCCCTGACCGAGGACTTCCCGATCGTCAGCTTTGCCGAAGCCCCCCTGGATCGGGTGGATGCGGTGTTTCTGGCGCTGCCCCACGGCGTCTCCGCCCCGGTCGCCCGTCGGGCCCTCGCCGCGGGGATCCGCGTGATTGACCTCTCGGCGGACTTCCGGCTGAAGGATCCAGCGATCTATGCCCGATGGTATAAGGAGGAGCATCCGGCTCCGGATCTCCTGGAGGAGGCCGTTTACGGCCTAACGGAGTGGAACCGCCCCGCGATTCGTTCTGCCCGTCTGATCGCTAACCCCGGCTGCTACCCCACGGCGACCCTGCTGGCCTTGCTCCCGCTGGCCCGGATGGGTGCCATCGGCCCGGGCCCGATCATCGTGGATGCGAAATCGGGGGTCTCCGGGGCGGGGCGCAAACCCTCCCTGACGACCCATTTCGTGGAAGTGGACGAGAATCTTTCCCCTTACAACATCGGCCGGGCTCACCGGCACCTGCCGGAGATCGAGCAGGCGCTTCACACCGTTAATGGCGCGCTGGGCCCGCTGGTGTTTTCCCCTCAATTGCTTCCGGTGGCCCGGGGGATCCTGGCTACGATTTACGTTCCCCTGGCCCCGGGATGGACCGCGGAGATGGTTCGGGATCTGCTGGTGGAGTCCTACAGCGGGGAGCCCTTTGTAAAGGTGTTGCCGCCGGGGGCTCTGGCGACGCTGCGCCATAGCGTGGGCACCAATCTCTGTGTGCTCTCTGTGACGGGCGTGCCGGAGGCGGGCCTGGTTATTCTCACCGCTTCCATTGACAACCTGATCAAAGGCGCCGCCGGGCAGGCGGTGCAGAACCTCAATGTGATGTTCGGTCTGGAGGAGACGGCCGGATTGCAATGATGGAACACCTTCCCGGATTTACGGAACTCTCCGCGGTGAAAAGATGCCATGCGGGTGATCAAGATCGGAGGCCATGAGCTGGATCAACCGGCGTTCCTGGAGGGTTTGATCGCGGCTCTGAAGGAGCTCTCACCGATGCCCATCCTGGTCCATGGCGGCGGGAAGGCGGTGAGCGCATGGCAGCAGCGGATCGGCCTCACCCCCCGGTATGTCGAGGGATTGCGGGTAACCGATGAGGAGACCCTGGAGCTGGCCGTAATGATCCTGGCGGGGCTGACCAACAAAACCCTGGTGGCGGCCCTCGCGCGGGCGGGTCTGCCGGCTCTGGGGCTGTGCGGGGCCGATCTGGGCCTGGTGCGCGTGCGCCCGGTGCCCCATCTGGGACGGGTGGGAATGCCGGTGGAGGTGGATGCCGGGCGCCTCCGGCGCTGGGTCGCGGAGGGGCTCCTTCCGGTGATCGCCCCGATCGGGCTGGGGCCGGAGGGCCTCTACAACGTGAACGCCGACCAGATGGCCGCCGCGGTCGCCGCGGCCCTTCCCGCCGATGAGCTCGTTCTCCTCACCGATGTGCCGGGGGTTCAAGTGGGCGACTCGATCCGATCTTCGCTCCATGCCGGGGAGGTCGAGGCCCTCATCGCAGCCGGGGTCATCCGCGGCGGCATGATCCCCAAAGTGCGCTCCGCGCTGGGGGCCCTGGCGGCCGGGGTGCGTCGCGCGCGGATCACCAATCTGGCGGGCCTTCGAGAGGGAGGCACAGAGATCATCCAGGAGGGATGAGCGCATGGATACAGGGGCGCTGGTGGCGCTTGCGGAGCGGGTGCTGGCGCCGACCTATCGGCGGCCGCCTATCGTCTTCACCCACGGCGAGGGCGTGTATGTCTACGACGCGGCTGGCCGGCGGTATCTGGATTTCGTGGCCGGGATTGCTGTCTGCGCCCTGGGCCATGCGGATCCCGGAGTCGCGCAGGTGATCGCGGAGCAAGCCCGACGGCTGATCCATGTGAGCAATCTCTACCACACCGAGCCCCATCTCCGCCTGGCGGAGGCCCTGGTCGCCCACAGCTTCGCCGACCGGGTCTTCTTCTGCAACTCCGGCGCTGAGGCGGTCGAGGCGGCCCTCAAGTTCGCCCGCAAGTTCGCCCGAACGCACTACGATGACCGCAAGATCGGATTTGTCGCCTTCACCCACAGCTTCCACGGCCGCACGATGGGCGCCCTCTCGGTCACCGAGAAGCCCGCCTACCGCGAACCCTTCGCCCCTCTGATCCCCGGCGTGACCTTTGCCCCTTTTAACGATGGGGAGGCCGCCGGGGCGGCGATCACGGCGGAAACCTGCGCCGTGATCGTGGAGCCGATCCAGGGGGAAGGGGGCGTGCACATCGCCTCGCCGGAGTTCCTGCGAACCCTGCGGGCCCGGTGCGATGAGACGGGTGCGCTGTTGATTTTCGATGAGGTGCAGTGCGGCCTGGGGCGCACGGGGACGCTGTGGGCCTACGAAGCGTATGGGGTGGAGCCGGATTTGCTGACGGTGGCCAAGCCCCTGGCCAACGGGCTGCCCATCGGCGCGGTGCTGATGCGGGAGAAGGTGGCGGCCGTCCTGCAGCCGGGGGACCACGGCAGCACCTTCGCCGGCGGGCCGCTGGTGAGCGCGGTGGCCTTGCATGTCTTCCAGCGCCTTCGGGACCCGACCTTCCTGGCCCATGTACGGGAGACCGGAGCTTATCTGATGGAGCGCCTGCATGCGGCGGAGCTCCCGGGTGTTCGGGAGATCCGGGGACGGGGCCTGCTGGTGGGGATCGAGATCGAAGGGGACGCGCGGGCCGTCACGATGGCCGCGCTGGAGCGGGGGTTGCTCCTCACGACGGCCGGCGACCATGTCGTGCGGATGGTTCCTCCGCTGATCGTCGAGCGATCCCACATCGATGAGGCTGTCGCGATCCTCCAGGAGGCGATGGCGGCGGGCATGGGATAGCGGATCTTCAGGTTTTTCCTCTCCGCTCTCCGGGGGAGCCATGAAAAGAGAGCAGGAACCGATGATGTTCACAGCGTCGAGGCGCTTTCGAAGCCTGTTCCAGCCACAGAACGAAAGCCATGAAAGGAGGGGGAACCCGATGCGGATCCGGCCTGCCCGTCTGGAAGACATCCCCATCCTCTACGCTCTGGTGAACGACTATGCCCGGCGGGGATGGCTTCTCCCACGGAGCGCGGAGGAGATCGCGGCCACGCTCCCGGACTGGGTGGTGGCGGAAGCGGGGGGCCGGATCGTGGGCTGCGGTTCGCTGGTGTGGATGTCCCCCACCCTGGTGGAGATTCGCTCTCTGGCCGTGGATGAAGCCTATCAGGGCAACGGGGTGGGGGGAGCCATTGTGCAGGCGCTGGTGGAGCAGGCGCGATCCGCCGGGGCGCGCACGGTGTTCGCCCTCACCCGGGCGGTTCCTTTTTTTGAGCGCCTGGGCTTTGCCGTTGCCGAGCGCGACCGCTTCCCGGAGAAGGTGTGGCGGGATTGCATGCGTTGTCCGCTCCGGGAACGGTGTGATGAGGTTGCGGTGATGCTTCAGCTGGAATGAGGGGGGATCACGCCGCCTCGATATCATACCCGAATTCGAAGCCCTTATTTCAGGAGGAGGTGAATATGGTTCGCAAGGTGGTCCTGGCCTATTCCGGCGGTCTGGACACCTCCACCATCATCCCGTGGCTGCGGGAGACCTATGGGTGCGAGGTGATCGCCTTCTGTGCGGATATCGGCCAGGGGGCGGAGGAGATGAAGGGGATCGAGGAGCGGGCCTACGCCGGCGGGGCTTCCAAGGTGATCATCCGCGACCTGCGGGAGGAGTTCCTGCGGGATTATGTGCTGCCCACCGTGCAGGCCGGCGCGGTCTACGAGGGCAAATACCTGCTGGGGACCGCCATGGCGCGTCCCCTGATCGCCAGGCATCAGGTGGAGATCGCCCTCCAGGAGGGGGCTGACGCGGTGGCCCATGGGGCGACCGGGAAAGGCAATGACCAGGTCCGCTTCGAGCTGGCCTATCAGGCCCTGGCGCCCCATCTGCGGGTGATCGCCCCATGGCGGGAGTGGTCGATCACCTCCCGCCGCGAGGCTTATGAATACGCCCGCGCCCACGGCGTCCCTGTCGAGTGGAGCAGCAGCCGCTACAGCCGTGACCGCAACCTCTGGCACGTCTCCCACGAGGGCGGACCACTGGAGGATCCCGATTGGGAGCCTGAGGATGATGTCTATCTGTGGACGGTGGATCCCACGAAGGCCCCGGATGCCCCGGAGACCATCACCCTGGCCTTCGAGCAGGGGGTTCCCGTGGCGCTGAACGGCCAGCCGATGGGGCTGGTTCCCTTAATGGAGGCCCTCAATGCGCTGGGCGCGAAGCACGGCATCGGGCGGGTGGATTTGGTGGAGAACCGGCTGGTGGGAATGAAGTCCCGCGGGGTTTACGAGACGCCAGGGGGAACCATCCTGGTGGAGGCCCTGCGGGCGCTGGAGACGCTGTGTCTGGATCGCGAGACCATGCATTTCAAGCAGGGCCTGGCGCTGCGGTATGCGGAGCTGGTCTATTACGGCTGGTGGTTCAGCCCTCTGCGGGAGGCCATGGATGCCTTCGTGAGGACGGTCATGCGCCATGTCACGGGAGAGGTGCGCCTCAAGCTGTATAAGGGGAACGTCTTCGTGGTGGGCCGGCGCTCGCCTTACAGCCTTTATCGGGAGGATATCGTCTCCTTCGACACGGTAGGGGCTTACGATCACAAGGATGCGGCGGGCTTCATCCGGCTGTTCGGGCTGCCCCTGAAGGTCCACGGCCTGGTCAACCGGGGCCTGCGCGGGGAACCCCGCGCCCCGGAGGAGCGAGATTGAGACGGCTGCTCCTCCTTGAGGAAGTCCGGGGAGGTTTGGGGCCTGGGGGCGTGGAGGGTAGCCCCCAGACCTAAGGCCTATGGGTCGGATTGCCCCGAAGGCTAATAAGGGCAGGAAGGCTTCCAGGGCGTAAGGAGCAGCCCAGAGGCTTTCTCCTTCTGTGCGCCGTAGACCGGCGCGGATGGCTTCGGCCTGCGCTTGGCGCTTCGCCGGGGCGAGCGGCCGGATCCCCAGCGCCTCCGCCTGGGCTCGATAAGGCATGCCCTGGATTTCCGCAAAGTCCGAAAGATAGACCAGATCTCCCCGGCCCAGCAAAGCATGGCTTTGAGCACGGCCAGAGTGTCCTCGAGAATATGGCCTTCGGCAAAGCGATTGCCACTGGCTCCAGCTGGTGCAGCAGCCCCTATAGACGCTCCTCCGGATGCGGCACCCGGGCGGTCAGGATCTCTTCCGAATCGTCCCTTTGGGCGACGGCGAGGAAGCCGGGCATCGGGCCGATATCCCGGTAACCCTGATCCCCGGGCGTCCGATCCGCATCGCGGGCGATGAGGGCGGATTGTCCGTAAAAGGCCAGATCGAAGAGGGCGCCCGTCATCATGGGATTGACCGCATAAACGAAACATCCCTCCTGAACCGTTGCCGCCCAGGCCCCTCGAAGCCAGTCCGCCTGCTGCTCCGGCGTCCAGGGCCCCGGGTTGGCGGAGGGCTGGACCAGGATCTCCGCCCCCAGGCGGGCCAGCCGTTCCCGCACCGGGGATTCCGGCGCGAAGGCGTCCAGGCAGATCGCGATCCCCACCCGACCGACTTCCGTCGGGAACACCTGGATGTCTTCCAGGGATCCCGGGCTGAGATCCAGGCCCTGGGGGCCTTCCAGATCGATCCGCGCGACTTTCCGCTGAAGGCCGATCAGGGATCCATCCGGCCCGAAGAGCGCGGCGGTGTTGTAGACAGCAGGCCCCCGAGGGCGCAGGGCCTCCAGGCGGGATCCGGAGGCGTGGGGGAGGGCGGCCAGCGGGGCGGAGCCCGCCACCAGAACCACGCGATATTTTCGGGCGAGGGTGGAGAAGGCGCTCAGATAAAGCGGAACAAGTCGCGGCTGGATGGCCAGCAGCAGGGCGCGGGCCCAGCTCACCCGATAGCGGAGACGATGGTAGAGGGCAGGGAGGAACTGCTGGCGCAGGGCAAAGGCCATGGCCTTCGCCATCGTGGGCTGATTTCGCAGCCCTGGAGGGAGAACCGCCAGCGCGGCCAGCAGCCCCACATCCTCCGGGAAGGCCACCAGCGCCGGCTTCCGCGGATCCAGCCGCTCGGCGGCCCGGGCCATCAGCCCATCCATGCGGGCAATAAAAGCCCCAGGGGAAGATCCATCCTGAGGAGACCAGCGCATCTGGATGGCGATCAGCTGGATCATCATCTGGATCCGGAGTGGGATCAGGGTTTCCCTGAGGAAAAGGCCGCGGCGTTGCGATACAGACCGTGGGTGTAGATATAGGTCTCCACCTCCGGGGGGACCAGATACCGGATCGAGCCGCCGCTTTTCACGCGCCGCCGCAGATCATGGGAAGCGATGTCCAGGAAGGGCGCGTCCAGCCAGATCAGCCGCTTGCTGATCCCCGGCAACGCCTGTTCCAGAAGCGGCATGTGCACCACATATCCGGGTCGGGGCATCACCGCCAGCCAGGTCATCTGGATCAGGCGGTGAGGCTCCCGCCACCGGGGGAGATCCACCAGCGAATCGGATCCCATCAGAAAAAAGAACTCGGCTTCCGG
This window contains:
- a CDS encoding aspartate aminotransferase family protein yields the protein MDTGALVALAERVLAPTYRRPPIVFTHGEGVYVYDAAGRRYLDFVAGIAVCALGHADPGVAQVIAEQARRLIHVSNLYHTEPHLRLAEALVAHSFADRVFFCNSGAEAVEAALKFARKFARTHYDDRKIGFVAFTHSFHGRTMGALSVTEKPAYREPFAPLIPGVTFAPFNDGEAAGAAITAETCAVIVEPIQGEGGVHIASPEFLRTLRARCDETGALLIFDEVQCGLGRTGTLWAYEAYGVEPDLLTVAKPLANGLPIGAVLMREKVAAVLQPGDHGSTFAGGPLVSAVALHVFQRLRDPTFLAHVRETGAYLMERLHAAELPGVREIRGRGLLVGIEIEGDARAVTMAALERGLLLTTAGDHVVRMVPPLIVERSHIDEAVAILQEAMAAGMG
- a CDS encoding N-acetyltransferase, which translates into the protein MRIRPARLEDIPILYALVNDYARRGWLLPRSAEEIAATLPDWVVAEAGGRIVGCGSLVWMSPTLVEIRSLAVDEAYQGNGVGGAIVQALVEQARSAGARTVFALTRAVPFFERLGFAVAERDRFPEKVWRDCMRCPLRERCDEVAVMLQLE
- a CDS encoding argininosuccinate synthase; protein product: MVRKVVLAYSGGLDTSTIIPWLRETYGCEVIAFCADIGQGAEEMKGIEERAYAGGASKVIIRDLREEFLRDYVLPTVQAGAVYEGKYLLGTAMARPLIARHQVEIALQEGADAVAHGATGKGNDQVRFELAYQALAPHLRVIAPWREWSITSRREAYEYARAHGVPVEWSSSRYSRDRNLWHVSHEGGPLEDPDWEPEDDVYLWTVDPTKAPDAPETITLAFEQGVPVALNGQPMGLVPLMEALNALGAKHGIGRVDLVENRLVGMKSRGVYETPGGTILVEALRALETLCLDRETMHFKQGLALRYAELVYYGWWFSPLREAMDAFVRTVMRHVTGEVRLKLYKGNVFVVGRRSPYSLYREDIVSFDTVGAYDHKDAAGFIRLFGLPLKVHGLVNRGLRGEPRAPEERD
- a CDS encoding carbon-nitrogen hydrolase family protein, with product MIQLIAIQMRWSPQDGSSPGAFIARMDGLMARAAERLDPRKPALVAFPEDVGLLAALAVLPPGLRNQPTMAKAMAFALRQQFLPALYHRLRYRVSWARALLLAIQPRLVPLYLSAFSTLARKYRVVLVAGSAPLAALPHASGSRLEALRPRGPAVYNTAALFGPDGSLIGLQRKVARIDLEGPQGLDLSPGSLEDIQVFPTEVGRVGIAICLDAFAPESPVRERLARLGAEILVQPSANPGPWTPEQQADWLRGAWAATVQEGCFVYAVNPMMTGALFDLAFYGQSALIARDADRTPGDQGYRDIGPMPGFLAVAQRDDSEEILTARVPHPEERL
- the nadD gene encoding nicotinate-nucleotide adenylyltransferase, with protein sequence MNRLGLLGGTFDPPHYGHLVLAEQARIQLGLDRVLFIPAAQPPHKPAAEVTPIEHRLNMLALAIAGNPFFEISRADIDRPGPHYTVDLLSHLRTAYPEAEFFFLMGSDSLVDLPRWREPHRLIQMTWLAVMPRPGYVVHMPLLEQALPGISKRLIWLDAPFLDIASHDLRRRVKSGGSIRYLVPPEVETYIYTHGLYRNAAAFSSGKP